ATCGGGACCCTTCGCGCCCTTTTGGGTGACGCGCTGGAACTTGGCATCTGGACTGGATGGCTTGCCTTTTTCGTCTTCTTGCCATTGGCTGCTACGTCAAACGATTGGTCTGTGCGCAAAATGGGACCGACGTGGAAGCGGCTGCAACGCTGGGTCTATCTGGCCGCGCTCGCCACGCTTCTCCACTGGATTTTTGTCCACAACAACATCGGTCCGGCCTTGGTGCATTTCCTGCCGCTTGCCGCCTTGGAAACCTATCGCATCTGGCGCAACTGACTGCGGCACAGAACCGCGCGGCCAACGGCCTGAATTGCGCGCTATTTTGTGGCTGTCAGCTTTTTGTCAGCGATCGCACCCATTGTGCCGCCGCCACATCGCCTCGTTGTGGCCCTCGGGGATGTTTGCGCAAGGATCATCAGAATACCCGCGCAGGATGTTGTATCGATCGATTTGTTCGATGGTCAGAACATCCAACGTCTGTAGATGACTGGACAGATGGACAAAGCGAAGGTTAGCGCGGGCATTACCAGCAGCGTTCACCAAAGCCACAAGTTCGGGCGCGTTGAGCCTTCCCCGGGTGAAGGCAGCGTTGAGCGCGCGTTCTGCGGCGATGAATTCGGTGCCTAGCGCTACGGCCTCTTCTTGCATCTCCTGGAAAATCAATCCCATACGGGCGATCTGATCAGCAGACAAATCCAAGTCTTCCGCGAGTTCCAGAACGTGTGCTGGACCAGGATGTCCATTTAACTCTGCCGCCAGAGCAAAACCCCAACCACGACCCGCTTCCAGGTCCGCGATGTCACTTTCCGAAAGCGTTGCTATCTCCCGAGTTTCCAAGCCCGCATATGGTATTTGCGTCTCATCGGCGGCACTCTGATGGCTCACCGCTGCTAGGGCGAGAGCGAGGATGATGTATCTGCGCATAATCTACTCCTGTCTGGTGGGAGTTCAGCATAGGCAGCGCTCAGACGATATGATAATTATCATGTTGTGGAAAACTTTTTAGATACACTCTTCGAGGGTGCAGACGTCCAGCAAAAGGACCCGAATACGTATCTGTTCCTCGCGGGAGACGCAGTGCGCTTTGTGCATCTCATTGAAGACGGGGCCGTTCATCTCGAGAGATTGCAAATCAATGGGCAGGTGATGTGTTTTCAATGGGCGCGTCCAGGTGATGTCCTCGCAGAGGCCTCGATCTATGCGGAAGCCTATCATTGCAATGCCAGGATTGTGGAATCTGCGCGAGTGCGGAGGCTGTCTGTCAAACGATTGATCAAACGATTGGAAGCTGAGCCCAGTTTATCGTGGGCTTGGC
The sequence above is drawn from the Cognatiyoonia koreensis genome and encodes:
- a CDS encoding Spy/CpxP family protein refolding chaperone, which gives rise to MRRYIILALALAAVSHQSAADETQIPYAGLETREIATLSESDIADLEAGRGWGFALAAELNGHPGPAHVLELAEDLDLSADQIARMGLIFQEMQEEAVALGTEFIAAERALNAAFTRGRLNAPELVALVNAAGNARANLRFVHLSSHLQTLDVLTIEQIDRYNILRGYSDDPCANIPEGHNEAMWRRHNGCDR
- a CDS encoding Crp/Fnr family transcriptional regulator is translated as MENFLDTLFEGADVQQKDPNTYLFLAGDAVRFVHLIEDGAVHLERLQINGQVMCFQWARPGDVLAEASIYAEAYHCNARIVESARVRRLSVKRLIKRLEAEPSLSWAWQARLARTVQMTRLLAEIRGLKTVEQRLDAWMDHSGALPTKGQWQNVARELAVSPEAFYREIARRRLHKANAGSD